GCGTCGCGCAACATGCCGATCGCCTCCTCCAACGCGAAGTCGGCCGTGCCGGTGAGCCGGTGGAACGCGTAGAGGTGACCTCGTGCTTCCTCCACCGCCTCCAGCGCCTCGGTCAACTTGCCCACGGCGCGCACGGTGGCGGTGTCGGGCTGCGATGTGTGCGTCATAGGCGCTCGGGTACCCGCAGTGTGCACTCACGATGCGCGCCGGAGACACCGGCGCCGCCGGAATTGCCCGGAGGTGACACCCATGAGCACGGTCTTGAAGGCTGTCGACGTGGACGTCCCACTGTCCACCGCCTACAACCAGTGGACCCAGTTCGAGTCGTTTCCCGAGTTCATGGAGGGCGTCGAGGAGGTCCGGCAGCTCGACGACACCCACACCCACTGGGTGACCCGGGTGGGAGGGGTGAAGCGCGAGTTCGACGCGACCATCACCGAGCAGCACCCGGACGAGCGCGTGGCCTGGACCTCCAACTCCGGTCCGACCCATGCCGGTGTCATCACCTTCCACCGGCTCGATCGGGACCGCACCAGGGTCACGGCGCAGATGGACATCGACCCCGACGGGTTTTTGGAGAAGGTCGCCGACCGGACCGGCATGTTGGAGCGGCGCATCGACAGCGACCTGCACCGGTTCAAGGAGTTCGTCGAAAGCCGGGGCCGGGAGACCGGGAGCTGGCGCGGCGACGTGCCGCACCCGCCGACGGCGTAGCCGTCGCCGAGGGCGGGTCGCGCGCGAGCGCTCCCCACGGCGCCCGCACCGCGGGTGAGGTGTTGATCACAGCGGGTAGGTCGATCACGCCGCGTCCGGGGTGCTCGTCCTCCACTCCGACCCCGCCGGACCCGCATGGTTGAGGCGTCGGAACCGAGTGTGACCCACGTTTCTTAATCGATTCGCCTGTTCGGCGGGCGTGGGGCAGCTCTCGTGTCGGGGTACTCGGATACCCGCTGGCCAGCACGCTAGGGTGGCTGGTGGAACCCGAAGAAGTGTCAGCCCGGTTACGGCCGGGCGGAATCCCGAGGAGAGCAGAGCAGTGACGGTTCGCGTAGGCGTCAACGGCTTCGGCCGGATCGGCCGCAACTTCTTCCGCGCCGTGCAGGCCAGCGGCCATGACATCGAGATCGTCGCCTTCAACGACCTCGGTGACGTCGCCACGATGGCTCACCTGCTCAAGTACGACAGCGTCCTGGGCCGGCTGAGTGAAGAGGTCTCCGTCACCGACGAGGGCATCGTCGTCGGCGGTAAGACGATCAAGGCTCTCGCCGAGAAGGACCCCGCCAAGCTTCCGTGGGGCGACCTCGGTGTCGACGTGGTCGTGGAGTCCACCGGCTTCTTCACCAAGGCCGAGGCCGCGAAGGCGCACATCGACGGCGGCGCCAAGAAGGTGATCATCTCCGCGCCGGCCAAGGGTGAGGACCTCACCGTCGTCCTCGGGGTCAACGACTCCGCCTACGACGGGTCGCAGACCATCATCTCCAACGCCTCCTGCACCACGAACTGCCTCGCGCCGCTGGCGAAGGTGCTGCACGACGAGTTCGGCATCAAGCAGGGCCTGATGACCACGGTCCACGCCTACACGCAGGACCAGAACCTGCAGGACGGCCCGCACAAGGACCTGCGTCGCGCCCGCGCCGCCGCGCTGAACGTCGTGCCGACCTCCACCGGCGCGGCCAAGGCCATCGGCCTCGTGCTGCCCGAGCTGAACGGCAAGCTCGACGGCTACGCGCTGCGCGTTCCGGTGCCCACCGGCTCGGCCACCGACCTCACCGTGACGCTGGAGAAGAGCGCCACGGTCGAGGAGATCAACGCCGCGTACAAGGCCGCCGCCGAGGGCCCGCTGAAGGGCATCCTCCGCTACAGCGACGAGCCGATCGTGTCCTCGGACATCGTCACCGACCCGGCCTCGTGCATCTACGACGCGCCGCTGACCAAGGTCATCGACAACCAGGTCAAGGTCGTCGGCTGGTACGACAACGAGTGGGGCTACTCCAACCGCCTCGCGGACCTGGTGAAGCTCGTCGGCTCGAAGCTGTCCTGACGCCATGGCGGTGAAGACTCTCGACGACCTGCTCGGTGAGGGCGTGAAGGGTCGGCGCGTGCTGGTGCGCGCTGATCTGAACGTCCCGCTCGACGGGGAGAAGATCACGGACGACGGTCGGGTCCGTGCCGCGCTGCCCACGATCCGCTCGCTCTCCGAGGCCGGAGCGCGGGTGATCGTGGCCGCCCACCTCGGCAGGCCCAAGGGCACCCCGGACCCCGCGTTCTCGCTGCGGCCCGTGGCCGCCCGGCTCGGTGAGCTGCTCGGCACCGAGGTCACCCTGGCCGGTGACGTGGTGGGCGACAAGGCGAAGGCCGCGGTGGAGTCGCTGGGCGACGGCGACGTCGTCCTGCTGGAGAACGTGCGGTTCGACCCCAGGGAGACCAGCAAGGACGCGGACGAGCGCGCCGAACTGGCGCGCGAGCTGGCGGCCCTGACCGGAGAGCACGGCGCGTTCGTCTCCGACGGGTTCGGTGTGGTGCACCGCAAGCAGGCCTCGGTCTACGACGTCGCGCGCGTTCTGCCCGCCTACGCGGGTGGGCTCGTGCTCGCCGAGCTCGATGTCCTGCGGACCCTGACCGGCGACCCGGAACGCCCGTACGCCGTCGTGCTCGGTGGCTCCAAGGTCTCGGACAAGCTCGCCGTCATCGAGGCGCTGCTGCCCAAGGTCGACCGGCTCCTGGTCGGTGGCGGGATGTGCTTCACCTTCCTCGCCGCCCAGGGACACGGTGTCGGCTCCTCGCTGCTGGAGACCGACATGGTCGACACCTGCAAGCGGCTGCTGGCGGAGGCGGGCGACAAGCTCGTGCTGCCCGTGGACTTCGTGGTGGCCGACGCCTTCAGCGCGGACGCCAACACCCGTACGGTTCCCGCCACCGGCATCGAGGAAGGCTGGATGGGGCTCGACGTCGGTCCCCAGACGGTGGCCGCGTTCGGTGCCGCGGTCCGCGACGCGCGGACGCTGTTCTGGAACGGCCCGATGGGCGTGTTCGAGATGGCGCCGTTCGCCGCGGGCACCAGGGGAGTGGCCACCGCGATCGCGGAGTCCGAGGCGTTCAGCGTCGTCGGTGGTGGCGACTCCGCCGCCGCCGTGCGTCTGCTGGGACTGCCGGAGGACGGCTTCTCGCACATCTCCACCGGAGGCGGGGCGTCCCTGGAGTACCTGGAGGGCAAGGACCTGCCCGGTGTCGCCGTGCTGAGTGAGGAGCGCTGATGGCCCGCAAGCCGCTGATCGCAGGCAACTGGAAGATGAACCTCAACCACCTTGAGGCCATCGCTCTGGTGCAGAAGATCGCGTTCTCCCTGCCGGAGAAGTACTACGCGAAGGTGGACGTGGCGGTGCTGCCGCCGTTCACCGATATCCGCAGCGTGCAGACGCTGGTCGACGGCGACAAGCTGCTGCTCACCTACGGTGCGCAGGACCTGTCGCCGCACGACTCCGGCGCCTACACCGGCGACGTGTCGGGCCCGATGCTCGCCAAGCTCGGCTGCACCTACGTGGTGGTGGGTCACTCCGAGCGGCGCGAGTACCACGCCGAGACCGACGAGATCGTGAACAAGAAGGTCCGTGCGGCCCTCAAGCACGGCCTCAGCCCGATCCTCTGTGTCGGCGAGAAGCTCGACGTGCGCGAGGCGGGCGGTCACATCGAGCACACGACCTCGCAACTCCTCGCGGCCCTGAAGGGACTCAAGGCCGAGCAGGTGGAACGCGTCGTTGTGGCCTACGAACCGGTCTGGGCCATCGGCACCGGCCGGGTCGCCACGCCCGCCGACGCCGAGGAGGTGTGCGCCGCGTTGCGGTCCGCCCTGGCGGACAAGTACGGTGCCGAACTCGCCCAGCAGATCCGCGTGCTCTACGGCGGGTCGGTCAAGTCGAGCAACGTGGCAGATCTCGTGAAGTGCGACAACGTCGACGGAGCCCTCGTCGGCGGGGCGAGTCTCGACGGCGAGGAGTTCACCAAGCTGTGCGCTCTCGCCGCCGGCGGCCCGCTCCCCTGACAGGGTGGCGTTTACGCTACCCTTGAGGTTCCCGCCACACGCTGTACACAGAGGATGACATGGAACTGTTCCTGCAAATTTTGTTGATCGTCTCCAGCGTGCTGCTCATCATCGCGGTGTTGCTGCACCGTGGTCGCGGCGGCGGGCTGTCGTCCCTGTTCGGTGGCGGTATGCAGTCGAGCCTTGCGGGTTCGAGCGTGGCCGAGAAGAACCTCGACCGGATCACGCTCGGACTCGGGGCGGTATGGGTGATCGCCATCGTGGGGCTCGGCCTGCTGATGAAACTCTGATCGACGTTGGCGTGCGAGGAGCGTACGTCAACTCATCTGGTGGGGTGACAATTTCATGGTTGGCGGTAACGCGATTCGAGGCACGCGGATCGGAGCGGGCCCGTCCGGTGAGACGGAGCGTGGGGAGGCCGCTCCGCGTCGCCGGGTTTCCTACTGGTGCGCCAATGGGCACGAATCGCGTCCGTCGTTCGCGATGGACGCGGAGATCCCGCAGGAGTGGGACTGCCCTCGGTGCGGTCTTCCGGCGGGGCTCGACAAGGAGAATCCTCCTGCGGCCCCCCGCACGGAGCCGTACAAGTCCCATCTGGCGTACGTGAAGGAACGTCGTAGTGACGCCGACGGCGAGGCCATCCTGGCCGAGGCGTTGGAACGGCTACGGCGCCGTCGAGGCGAGAGCTGACCAGCTCGGCCCGCCCCTTCGGGCGGCCGGAGACGACAACAGCACACGAGGAAACCACGAAGGCCACCTTTCCTGCGCCAGCCGCAGGGAAAGGTGGCCTTCACTTGCGCGGGAAAAGTGGCCTTCGTGGTCAGGTGAACGGATAGCAGGCGTGGATGTGGAAACCGCCGTCGTCGGTGGTCTCGGTCTCGAACTTGCCGCCCAACAACTTGGCGCGTTCGGCGAGCCCCGCGAGCCCGTAACCGCCCCCGCGGGGCAGCGCGGGGTTACGCCGCGACCGGGGTTTGTCGTTGCGGACGTCCACGCACACGGTGTCGCAGGTGGCCGAGACGTTGACGAACGCGGTGGCGCCGGGCGCGTGCTTACGGACGTTGGTGAGCCCTTCCTGCACCGTCCGATAGGCCGCTGCCGACACCTGTGCGGGTAGGGATGTCGGCACGTCCTTCACCGTGACCCGCACCGGAACGCCGGCGTTCTCGACGAGGTCGTCGAGGTCACGGAGATCGGCCTGGACCGCCATGTCGGCGCCCGACCGCAGCACTCCCACGAGCCCTCGGAGTTCTTCCAACGTGCGCGTGCTGAGTGCGCGGATCGTCTCGGCGGTCTTCTTGGCGTCGTCGTCGACGTTCGCCGCCGACAGCGCCCCCGCCTGCATGGCGATGAGCGTGATGTCGTGGGACACCACGTCGTGCATCTCTCTCGCGAGCCGAGCGCGTTCCTCGGCCCGCACCGCTTGCGCGTGCAGTTGCCGTTCCCGGTCGCGGCTTTCCGCCAATTCCGACAGCCGGGTGGCCAGTTCCGTCCTCGCCGCGATCAGCAGGCCGATCGCCACGGGCATGCCCGCCACGATCACGCCGTAGATTGCGTCGAGAATGTGCATCCGCCAGGTGAGGTCGACGAAGTCCTCCAGTGGCCAGAGCACGAAGCGGCACAGCCACACCAGTCCGGCGGCGGTCCACATGTGCCAGTGGAACGGCTTTCGGGTCGCCAGCGACCCCAACGCGAACATGGCCGCCAGTTGCGCCCAACCCGCGAAGAATCCGGGGACGGTGAGAACGACCGCCGTGAACGGCAACGTGCGGCGCAACAGCAGAGCCGCGCAAGCGGCCGCGGAGAGATAGACCGAATACGACGGTGCTTCCTCGGGAACCACCAGCCACACGTCGAGTATCGCGATGACGACGAACGCGATGTCCGTCGCCGCTGCCGTGACGGCGGGATATCTCGACAGCACATGCGACCGGAGGGACAGCGCCGCGGTGCGTTTTCGCGGCGGGTCGGCAGTCCCCGAGCTAGGACCGCTGACCGGGACTCCGGTAAGGGAGATTCCCTGTGTGGTCATTGGTTTCGACCTCTCGTCTTGTGGACTCGACACAGAGAGGTTTCTGCGGCCCGTCGAGGAGCGCAACCCCCGTACCGTGTGCGCTTGCAACGAAACGCGCGGGACACGTGTAGTTCACGTGTCCCGCGCGTCGTGGTCGTTTCAGCGAGTGGTCTGGGCCTTCGCCGCGGCGGCTTTGTCGAGAAGCCAGACGGTGCGCTGCTTTCCGCGGGCTCCCGCCACCGGCAGGCTCACCGGATCGGCGCCGGCCAACGCGAGGGCGACCGCGTCCGCCTTGGCCTCACCCGAGGTGAGCAGCCACACTTCCTCCGCCGCCCGAATGGCGGGGAACGTCAGCGACAGTCGTGTGGGCGGTGGCTTCGGGCAGTCGCGTACGGCCACGACCGACACCCGGTTCTCCCCGGCGGCGGGGGAGTTCGGGAAAATCGACGCCGTGTGGCCTTCGCCCCCGAGGCCGAGCAGGAGTACGTCGAACGAAGGCACCTCCGCCGCTCCGGTCGCCGTGCTGGCCGAGCGAGCGGCCGCGGCGAGGGTTTCCGCGTAGGCCGCGGCGGCCGCGTCCGGGTCGTCGCCGAAGGCGCCGTCGGAGGCGGCCATCGGGTGGACTCGGGACTCGTCCACCGGTACGTGGTCCAGCAGCGCCTCACGCGCTTGCTTTTCGTTGCGTTCGGCGTCGTCGGCGGGAACGAAGCGTTCGTCGCCCCAGTAGACGTCCAGCCGGGACCAGTCCACGGCGTCACGGGCGGGGCTACGGCGAACCTGCTCCAACACGGCGATACCCGTACCACCGCCGGTCAGCACGACCGAGGCCGAACCCTTGCGAGCCTGCACGTCGGCGAGGGCGGCGATCAGGCGTGCCGCGGCGGCCGCCGCGAGGACGTCCGCGTCGGGGTGGACGACGACGGTGGTGTCGGTGCCGGAAGTCCCACTCATGCCTTCGCCTCCTTCTCCTCGGCCTCGGCCTTCGCCTTCGTCCGCGGCTTCGTCTTCGTCCCCGCCTTCGGCGTGGCCTCGGTCTTCGGTGTGGCCTTGCTCGGTTTCGAGTCGGTGGCGTCCTTCGTCTCCCGCGTGGTCTTCGAGGGTGACGTGCGGTTCTTACGTGCCGCCCCGCCGCCCGCGGTGACGGAAGGCCTGGCGGGCTTGCGCGCGGAGGAGAACTTGCCGAGCCCCCGCAGCGCGGCCTCGTAGACCTCGTCGGGGTCGAGCCTGCGCAGTTCCTCGATGAGGCAGTCACGGGTGCCGCGCCGGTGTAGTGCGATCCGCCGAGCGGGCTGCCCCGGTTGGGTCAGCGTGCCCGTCTTGCCGTCGGGACGGTAGAGCTCGATGGGGCCCGACGGCCGTTCGAGACGGACCGCCACGATGCCCTGGGCCTCGGTGGTCTTGATGCGCTTCACCGGCACGTTCAGGTACTCGGCGAGCCATCCCGCGAGCAACTCCGTGGAGGGCGAGTCGGCCTCGCCCGTGACCGACGCGCTG
The window above is part of the Saccharomonospora glauca K62 genome. Proteins encoded here:
- a CDS encoding SRPBCC family protein, giving the protein MSTVLKAVDVDVPLSTAYNQWTQFESFPEFMEGVEEVRQLDDTHTHWVTRVGGVKREFDATITEQHPDERVAWTSNSGPTHAGVITFHRLDRDRTRVTAQMDIDPDGFLEKVADRTGMLERRIDSDLHRFKEFVESRGRETGSWRGDVPHPPTA
- the gap gene encoding type I glyceraldehyde-3-phosphate dehydrogenase, whose translation is MTVRVGVNGFGRIGRNFFRAVQASGHDIEIVAFNDLGDVATMAHLLKYDSVLGRLSEEVSVTDEGIVVGGKTIKALAEKDPAKLPWGDLGVDVVVESTGFFTKAEAAKAHIDGGAKKVIISAPAKGEDLTVVLGVNDSAYDGSQTIISNASCTTNCLAPLAKVLHDEFGIKQGLMTTVHAYTQDQNLQDGPHKDLRRARAAALNVVPTSTGAAKAIGLVLPELNGKLDGYALRVPVPTGSATDLTVTLEKSATVEEINAAYKAAAEGPLKGILRYSDEPIVSSDIVTDPASCIYDAPLTKVIDNQVKVVGWYDNEWGYSNRLADLVKLVGSKLS
- a CDS encoding phosphoglycerate kinase; amino-acid sequence: MKTLDDLLGEGVKGRRVLVRADLNVPLDGEKITDDGRVRAALPTIRSLSEAGARVIVAAHLGRPKGTPDPAFSLRPVAARLGELLGTEVTLAGDVVGDKAKAAVESLGDGDVVLLENVRFDPRETSKDADERAELARELAALTGEHGAFVSDGFGVVHRKQASVYDVARVLPAYAGGLVLAELDVLRTLTGDPERPYAVVLGGSKVSDKLAVIEALLPKVDRLLVGGGMCFTFLAAQGHGVGSSLLETDMVDTCKRLLAEAGDKLVLPVDFVVADAFSADANTRTVPATGIEEGWMGLDVGPQTVAAFGAAVRDARTLFWNGPMGVFEMAPFAAGTRGVATAIAESEAFSVVGGGDSAAAVRLLGLPEDGFSHISTGGGASLEYLEGKDLPGVAVLSEER
- the tpiA gene encoding triose-phosphate isomerase, which gives rise to MARKPLIAGNWKMNLNHLEAIALVQKIAFSLPEKYYAKVDVAVLPPFTDIRSVQTLVDGDKLLLTYGAQDLSPHDSGAYTGDVSGPMLAKLGCTYVVVGHSERREYHAETDEIVNKKVRAALKHGLSPILCVGEKLDVREAGGHIEHTTSQLLAALKGLKAEQVERVVVAYEPVWAIGTGRVATPADAEEVCAALRSALADKYGAELAQQIRVLYGGSVKSSNVADLVKCDNVDGALVGGASLDGEEFTKLCALAAGGPLP
- the secG gene encoding preprotein translocase subunit SecG, coding for MELFLQILLIVSSVLLIIAVLLHRGRGGGLSSLFGGGMQSSLAGSSVAEKNLDRITLGLGAVWVIAIVGLGLLMKL
- a CDS encoding RNA polymerase-binding protein RbpA; its protein translation is MVGGNAIRGTRIGAGPSGETERGEAAPRRRVSYWCANGHESRPSFAMDAEIPQEWDCPRCGLPAGLDKENPPAAPRTEPYKSHLAYVKERRSDADGEAILAEALERLRRRRGES
- a CDS encoding sensor histidine kinase, whose protein sequence is MTTQGISLTGVPVSGPSSGTADPPRKRTAALSLRSHVLSRYPAVTAAATDIAFVVIAILDVWLVVPEEAPSYSVYLSAAACAALLLRRTLPFTAVVLTVPGFFAGWAQLAAMFALGSLATRKPFHWHMWTAAGLVWLCRFVLWPLEDFVDLTWRMHILDAIYGVIVAGMPVAIGLLIAARTELATRLSELAESRDRERQLHAQAVRAEERARLAREMHDVVSHDITLIAMQAGALSAANVDDDAKKTAETIRALSTRTLEELRGLVGVLRSGADMAVQADLRDLDDLVENAGVPVRVTVKDVPTSLPAQVSAAAYRTVQEGLTNVRKHAPGATAFVNVSATCDTVCVDVRNDKPRSRRNPALPRGGGYGLAGLAERAKLLGGKFETETTDDGGFHIHACYPFT
- the pgl gene encoding 6-phosphogluconolactonase; amino-acid sequence: MSGTSGTDTTVVVHPDADVLAAAAAARLIAALADVQARKGSASVVLTGGGTGIAVLEQVRRSPARDAVDWSRLDVYWGDERFVPADDAERNEKQAREALLDHVPVDESRVHPMAASDGAFGDDPDAAAAAYAETLAAAARSASTATGAAEVPSFDVLLLGLGGEGHTASIFPNSPAAGENRVSVVAVRDCPKPPPTRLSLTFPAIRAAEEVWLLTSGEAKADAVALALAGADPVSLPVAGARGKQRTVWLLDKAAAAKAQTTR